A region of the Chryseobacterium cucumeris genome:
GGAAGAAGTTTTCGCCAATTCATTAGATGATTTCTTTGCAAAAAGACCTGTTGACTATACAAAACACGATAAGAGTATTACAGCAAACGATTTGTTCTAATATTGGGGCGCGAGCGAAGCGAGCGTCAAAGCGGTCAGTATCAGGACTACCCTTTTCTGATTAATAAGTGAAATTGTTGTTCATCAGTAAAGCACAAATACAAAAGAAATGATTAATGTAATAGTAACCTATACGGTAAACCCCGAATTTGTTCCAAACAATAAAACCAATATCCAAAAATTTCTGGTAGACTTCAAGAATTTAGATGCTTCCACTTTTGAATATAAGGTTTTTGTAAAGGAAGATGGTGTTACTTTTGTACATTATTCAAACTACATCAATGAAGAAGTTCAGCATGAGGTTTTGAATGTTCCGTCTTTTAAAGAATTTCAGAGATTAAGAGATGAAAGCGGGCTGAACGGTTCCCACAAAGTAGAAATTTTACAATCAATAATATAAAAAAACAAAATTCCGGAGTGATTCTCTCATTCCGGAATTCGAAAATATAACATCTATGGAAGAGCAAAATTCAAATATATGGTGGCTCAATGAAGAGTCTGAGCAGATGCTGAACAGAGGATATCTGTTGAAAGGTGAAACGGTAGACGGCGCTATCGACAGAATTACCACTGCCGCTGCAAAAAGGTTATATAAACCTGAACTTCAGCCGGCTTTCAAAGAGATGATCACGAAGGGATGGATCAGCTTCTCTTCTCCTGTATGGGCTAATATGGGAACAGAAAGAGGTCTTCCTATTTCATGTTTTAACGTTCACATTCCGGACAGCATTGAAGGAATTACCCACAAAATGGGTGAAGTTATCATGCAGACTAAAATCGGAGGTGGAACTTCAGGATATTTTGGAGAGTTGAGAAACAGAGGAACCGCTGTAACGGATAACGGAAAATCTTCAGGAGCTGTTTCATTCATGAAGCTTTTCGACACGGCTATGGATGTTGTTTCTCAGGGAGGAGTAAGAAGAGGTGCCTTTGCTGCTTACTTAGATATTGACCACGGGGATATTGAAGAATTTTTATCCATTAAAGATATCGGCAGCCCGATTCAGAACCTGTTTACCGGAGTATGTGTACCGGATTACTGGATGCAGGATATGATCGATGGTGATATGGAAAAACGTAAAGTTTGGGCAAGAGTATTGGAAAGCCGCCAGCAAAAAGGGCTTCCGTATATTTTCTTTACAGATAACGTCAACAGAAATAAACCTCAGGTTTATAAAGACCTGGGAATGACCGTGAATGCAAGTAACCTTTGTTCTGAAATCATGCTTCCGTCTACTATGGAAGAATCTTTCATCTGCTGTCTGTCTTCCATGAACCTGGAATTGTATGATGAATGGAAAGATACAGACGCTGTAAAACTGGCAGTATACTTCCTTGATGCTGTATTATCAGAATTTATTGATAAAACTGAAGGAAACTATTACCTACAGGGTGCAAGAAACTTCGCGATGCGTCACAGAGCTCTTGGATTAGGAGTTTTAGGATACCACTCTTATTTACAGAAAAACATGATTCCGTTTGAAAGTTTTGAAGCGACTCAGTTCAATGCGAGAGCATTCAGACATATCAAAGAGCAGGCTGAGCAGGCTTCAAGAGAACTTGCCAACATCTATGGAGAACCAGAAGTATTGAAGGGATACGGATTAAGAAATACCACAACAATGGCTATTGCTCCTACCACTTCAAGTTCTGCCATCTTAGGACAGACTTCTCCGGGAATCGAGCCTTTCTCTTCCAACTATTATAAAGCAGGTCTTGCGAAAGGAAACTTTATGCGTAAGAATAAATACCTTGCACAACTATTGAAAGAAAAAGGACTGGATAACGAAGAAACATGGAGAACAATCATGCTGAACCACGGATCGGTACAGCACCTGAACGAGCTTACTCCTGAAGAAAAGGCAGTATTCAAAACGTTCAAAGAAATTTCTCCAATGGAGATTATTTCTCAGGCAGCGCAGAGACAGCAATATATTGATCAGGCACAGTCTCTGAATCTTCAGATTCCTTCTACAATGCCTGTAAAAGATGTCAACTACCTTTATATTGAAGCCTGGAAAAAAGGAGTTAAAACACTTTACTACCAAAGAAGTTCATCTGTTTCAAAAGAAATGATGGTTAACTTCGTATCATGTTCAAGCTGCGAGGCATAGGACCAAGTAATAAACACGCTATATTTACAAAAGCATACCGAAAGGTGTGCTTTTGTCGTTTTCAATACTGATTCTGTCTGATTACTTTCCATAGAAATCATAGAATGCTCTGAGATTTTTGGTTTATATTTGTGTTCATTGTTTAATACCAAAACTACAGATATGAAATTCGGACAAGTAGAAGACCCATCAAAAATAGATTTCACATTACCTAAAGATCATCCCAGAACGAAAGAAATACTGGCCCTTAATAAAAAAGGCCTGGAAAATATTTCTATCGGGTGTGCAAAATGGAATAAAACAGATCTCAAAGGATTCTATCCTAAAGGAACCAAGGATGAACTCACCTATTATGCCACTCAGTTTAATTCTATCGAATTGAATGCTACTTTCTATGGAATGCCCACTCCGGATCAGGTAAAAACCTGGAAAGAAAAAACACCGGAAAATTTTAAATTCTTTCCTAAAATCACAAATACCGTTTCCCATTTCAGAAGGCTGATTGATGTGACGGATCCTGTGACTCATTTTGCTTCCGCTGTTATTAATTTTGATGAAAAACTGGGAATGGCTTTCCTTCAGCTTCATGATAATTTTAAACCTAAGGATTATGACAGACTGGAAAAGTTTGTAAAGGAATGGCCAAAAGAAGTTCCGTTAGCCATAGAACTCCGAAATACGGAATGGTTTACCGATGAAGAAATACTTAATACAACATGCGAACTCTTTGAAGCTCATAATATTACCAATATCATTGTAGATACTGCAGGAAGAAGAGATATGCTTCACATGCGTCTTACCACACCCAACGCATTTATCCGTTATGTGGGAGCCAATGCAGAAAGTGACTACGAAAGACTGGATGACTGGCTGAAGCACCTTACCAAATGGAAGAAAGAAGGTCTTCAGAACCTTTACTTCTTTGTACACCAGAATATTGAAAAAGCATCTCCTCTATTATCTGCTTATTTTATCAAAAAAGTGAATGAGGAATGGAAAACGGATATTCATATTCCGCAAATGGCAGCAGAAAGCACCGGAACCCTCTTTTAATATGATATAAAGTCAATGTGGAGATAGACTGTAGCTTATTCCTTTACATAACGAAAAAATTCATATATTAGAGTATAATGTATTTCACTCAACATTATACTTTAAAACATAAATCATGGAAAAGGAAATTTGTACAATCAGTATTGCTACCAACTGGCTTGGTGATGACTATATTTTTTATGAAAACCATACGATAAAAAGAGTATATGATAATCACAGTCTGAATTTCAACAAGATTGAATGGCTTGAACCCAAAGAAATCAGTAAACAAAATAAGGATAGATTGATTAAAGCCTGTCCTGAAGAGTTTAAAGAGCGGATTATGCAAATTCTGGATTATCCTTAATAGAAACAAAAAGGTAATGAGTATTTGAAACTCATTACCTTTTTTATTTATTTTTTCTAAGAAGCAATACGAGATTGAGAAACAGGAGCAGGAAGTCTAATGTAATCCAGATACCTAGCTTTGTATTCTCATAATTATAAGCATCCACCTGTTTTTTGGCAGCATCAGAAAGCTTCATACTTTGATTGATGTAGTTCTGCACTTCTACAATCTGGTCGATATTTTTATTGGGTACAGAATGTTGAGAAAAGTACACAAGGTTTTTCTTTCCAAGATAGCCTGCAATCCAATATTCATCAGACTTATCCATTTTGAGATACTCTACTCTGTAGTACTCCGGACGTATTTTTCCGATATGTTTAGGTTCAAGAGTAGTGTTCTGATCTGTTTTATTTACTTTGATTAAATAAAAGTCTAATGCCTGTGGAAGCTTATTAATCACCTGAAGCCCCACAGAATTATCCACGAATGCCACAGCACTTTTCTTGATAAACCAATACGTAAAAACAGAAATTGAAAAAACCACCGTTACAATACGAAACAGCTTTGTCCATCTGGCCACGCTTCCTGATTTAACCTTAAAGAGAACCAAGGAAAGAACAGAAGCTAAAAATATTATGAAAATAATGAGTGTCATATTTTACAAAGATACTTCTTATCTCTATTTTATCCATGTCCAAGGCCAATTTTTAATTTTAACCAGCCCTAAAAATAGTTTTTTATCTTTATTTCCTTTGAAGTAACCTGGCATATATGTTCATAAAAACTATCCGAACAGATAATGTTAAATACCATATTTATTCAGATAGTTAATTTTTGGCAAGCAGAAGCAGACTCTGATTCAATTCATTCCAATTCTATTTTCTAATCTACATTCCATTCTTTATAAAACTGGTCGAGGAAATTCAGCATATAATTATGTCTTTCTTCGGCCATTTTTTTCCCTTTTTCAGTATTCATCATATCTTTCAGAAGCAGTAATTTTTCATAGAAATGATTAATAGTGGTCCCGTTAGATTTTTTATACTCTTCTTTTGACATTCCCAGTTTGGGCTTCATATCCGGATGATACATCAGATTATTTTTAAAACCTCCAAAATTGAACGTCCTGGCAATTCCAATAGCGCCTATGGCATCAATACGGTCTGCATCCTGTACAATCTGAAGTTCAATGGGTGGGTTTACCGGCGCCTGATCTCTGTTTTTGAACGAAATATTTTCGATTACAAATAAAACCTTCTGAATGGTTTCTTCAGGTACATTCTGCCCTTCAAGAAATACTCTTGATATTTTGGGAGCGATGGTTTCATCTCCGTTATGAAATTTAGGATCAGCAATATCATGAAGAAGGGCAGACAATTCCACGACCTCTTTGTTACAATCTTCTGTTTCTGCTATCTGAGCAGCCAGTTTCCAGACCCTTTCAATATGGAACCAGTCGTGCCCGGCTTCTGCCCCTTCTAATTTTTCTTTTACAAATGCTACTGTGTTGTCAATCGTACTTTTCATTTATCTGTCAGTTCATTTAAAATAATATCCCAGAGTTTGCTGTTGTAACTTCTAAAAAAATTAATATGTCCGATTTCTTTTTTATCAGATTCTGAAGCAGCCACCAGTCTGTACGTAGGTTTAAGATTTGAATAGGTATTATTTAATAAACTTAATACTCCTTTTTCTGTTAACCATACATCATCTTCAGCCCGGATTACAAATACTTTCTGAGTTAAATTTTTAGAAAAATCATCAATTTTTTCCAACAGCTTGTTGGTTGATTTCTTGTTTAAAATTAAGGTTCTCCAGTCATATGCACAATTTTTTGGAAGACTTTCTCCCAATCCAAACCAATGCGCCGGAAAATATCCTAACAGTGAAGTAGTTAAAGGCTGCGCAATTCCAAAGCCTAAATACGCTTCAACTTTTGTTCTCCCTTTAAGGTTTCCTACAAAGGCATTTTGAGTTCCTACAAAAACAAATTCTTCAAAGATGTTGGAATCCTCATTCATTCCCAGAATCAATGCACCTACAGAATGCCCCAAACAGTACTTTTTATAGTCTTTAAATTCTGATTTGATATATTGAGTTACCGTTTTATAATCTTTTGAACCCCAAAGCCTCATAGAGCCTTGAAATCCTCTCATATTTTTCGGTTTGGAAAGTCCAATTCCCCTGTAGTCATAGGTAATGACTGTAAATCCCTGTTCACAAAAGTAGCTGGCAAAAGAAAAATAGATCTGCTGCTTTACTCCTGTCGCCGAATTGATCAGTAATAATTTTCCATGGTCTCTTTCCGGTTTAAACAAATGGGCAGTTAGTGTGACATGGTCTTCTGTGGTTAATATTAGTTTTTCCATAGTATAAAAAGAAAAAATCCACTATAAAAGTGGACATTTTACTTATATTTTTATGTTAAGTTTCAGACTTTTGATATGTCGTAAATAGCTTTAGGAAAAGAAATCTGAGATTCTTGGCAATCCTGTCTGAGAGCCTTTGCCTCCTGAAACCCTTGATGAAACTTCATTCCCGAATTTCACACAATCTTCGATAGAATTCCCATGGCATAATGCAATGGCAAATCCTGATGTAAATGCATCCCCCATTCCCATTTTATATACTTTTTCGTCCTTATCGTTTCTGTAATATTTCATTTCTGTACCATCAAAGTAAATGGTTGAATTGGTGTCATCCCTTACAAATACCTTATTGAAATATTTTTTAAGAACTTCTTCTCTTTTTTCTTCCCCAAAAATAACATACAGCTCATTACTTTTAGCCACAATAAAGTCAACCATTTCTAAAATTTCTTCACTGACTCTCATGGCAGGTGAGGCATATAATCCTACCTTTTTCCCATATTTTTTAGCTTTTTTAACGGTATGCTCTACAACATCCATAG
Encoded here:
- a CDS encoding ribonucleoside-diphosphate reductase subunit alpha, with amino-acid sequence MEEQNSNIWWLNEESEQMLNRGYLLKGETVDGAIDRITTAAAKRLYKPELQPAFKEMITKGWISFSSPVWANMGTERGLPISCFNVHIPDSIEGITHKMGEVIMQTKIGGGTSGYFGELRNRGTAVTDNGKSSGAVSFMKLFDTAMDVVSQGGVRRGAFAAYLDIDHGDIEEFLSIKDIGSPIQNLFTGVCVPDYWMQDMIDGDMEKRKVWARVLESRQQKGLPYIFFTDNVNRNKPQVYKDLGMTVNASNLCSEIMLPSTMEESFICCLSSMNLELYDEWKDTDAVKLAVYFLDAVLSEFIDKTEGNYYLQGARNFAMRHRALGLGVLGYHSYLQKNMIPFESFEATQFNARAFRHIKEQAEQASRELANIYGEPEVLKGYGLRNTTTMAIAPTTSSSAILGQTSPGIEPFSSNYYKAGLAKGNFMRKNKYLAQLLKEKGLDNEETWRTIMLNHGSVQHLNELTPEEKAVFKTFKEISPMEIISQAAQRQQYIDQAQSLNLQIPSTMPVKDVNYLYIEAWKKGVKTLYYQRSSSVSKEMMVNFVSCSSCEA
- a CDS encoding DUF72 domain-containing protein, encoding MKFGQVEDPSKIDFTLPKDHPRTKEILALNKKGLENISIGCAKWNKTDLKGFYPKGTKDELTYYATQFNSIELNATFYGMPTPDQVKTWKEKTPENFKFFPKITNTVSHFRRLIDVTDPVTHFASAVINFDEKLGMAFLQLHDNFKPKDYDRLEKFVKEWPKEVPLAIELRNTEWFTDEEILNTTCELFEAHNITNIIVDTAGRRDMLHMRLTTPNAFIRYVGANAESDYERLDDWLKHLTKWKKEGLQNLYFFVHQNIEKASPLLSAYFIKKVNEEWKTDIHIPQMAAESTGTLF
- a CDS encoding HD domain-containing protein; protein product: MKSTIDNTVAFVKEKLEGAEAGHDWFHIERVWKLAAQIAETEDCNKEVVELSALLHDIADPKFHNGDETIAPKISRVFLEGQNVPEETIQKVLFVIENISFKNRDQAPVNPPIELQIVQDADRIDAIGAIGIARTFNFGGFKNNLMYHPDMKPKLGMSKEEYKKSNGTTINHFYEKLLLLKDMMNTEKGKKMAEERHNYMLNFLDQFYKEWNVD
- a CDS encoding serine aminopeptidase domain-containing protein, whose product is MEKLILTTEDHVTLTAHLFKPERDHGKLLLINSATGVKQQIYFSFASYFCEQGFTVITYDYRGIGLSKPKNMRGFQGSMRLWGSKDYKTVTQYIKSEFKDYKKYCLGHSVGALILGMNEDSNIFEEFVFVGTQNAFVGNLKGRTKVEAYLGFGIAQPLTTSLLGYFPAHWFGLGESLPKNCAYDWRTLILNKKSTNKLLEKIDDFSKNLTQKVFVIRAEDDVWLTEKGVLSLLNNTYSNLKPTYRLVAASESDKKEIGHINFFRSYNSKLWDIILNELTDK
- a CDS encoding PfkB family carbohydrate kinase gives rise to the protein MNFSSEQPRIIVVGSSSIDLVLETEKLPLPNETVLAVKSDSYFGGKGANQSVGTARLGASVYFIGCVGMDPLGQQIMRNLVSENVNVGFVHETDKEATGTAYVTTSHGNAAIVVVPAANKYLSKSHIDEAEKYFNTTDLVLVQLEVSMDVVEHTVKKAKKYGKKVGLYASPAMRVSEEILEMVDFIVAKSNELYVIFGEEKREEVLKKYFNKVFVRDDTNSTIYFDGTEMKYYRNDKDEKVYKMGMGDAFTSGFAIALCHGNSIEDCVKFGNEVSSRVSGGKGSQTGLPRISDFFS